Proteins from a genomic interval of Echeneis naucrates chromosome 21, fEcheNa1.1, whole genome shotgun sequence:
- the pfkla gene encoding ATP-dependent 6-phosphofructokinase, liver type isoform X6: MPKGYQGLVDGGDNIKLAHWHSVTNIIQLGGTVIGSARCKAFTTREGRLAAAFNLVKKGITNLCVCGGDGSLTGANIFRKEWSGLLAELVEKGRITDTLAAKHDNLNIVGLVGSIDNDFCGTDMTIGADSALHRIMDIIDAIMTTAQSHQRTFVLEVMGRHCGYLALVSALASGADWLFIPEDPPHDGWEDRMCARLEGSRITGSRLNIIIVAEGARDRDGKHISSTYIKDLVVKRLGYDTRVTVLGHVQRGGTPSAFDRILSTKLGVEAVIALLDASPDTAACVIGLSGNHAVRLPLMECVEMTKLVQQAMNEKKFDEAVKLRGGSFENNWNIYKLLSFQKRAQSESKFSLAILNVGAPAPGMNAAVRSAVRLALAHGHKVYAVQNGYQGLADGAVFEMEWHKVAGWTGQGGSLLGTKRTLPDKNMEGIAQTITKFNLSALLVIGGFEAYHGVLQLFEARAQYDEFCIPMCVIPATISNNVPGTDFSLGADTAVNAAMEGCDKIKQSATGTKRRVFVVETMGGYCGYLATSTGIAVGADAAYIFEDPFNIHDLKTNVDHLAEKMKKDIQRGLVLRNEKCHEHYSTDFIYRLYSSEGKGIFDCRVNVLGHLQQGGAPSPFDRNFGTKLGVRAIQWLTEKLRENYRQGRVFANAPNTACVLGLKRKVLSFIPTTELKDDTDFELRMPKVQWWFNLQQILKMLAKYQTSFCEYVPGEIEHVTRRSISIDSGF, encoded by the exons ATGCCCAAG GGATACCAGGGCCTAGTGGATGGGGGAGACAACATCAAACTGGCACACTGGCACAGTGTGACCAACATTATCCAACTG GGTGGGACAGTGATTGGCAGTGCCCGATGCAAGGCCTTCACAACTCGTGAGGGCAGACTTGCCGCCGCATTCAACCTGGTGAAAAAGGGCATCaccaacctgtgtgtgtgtgggggagatGGAAGCCTCACCGGAGCCAACATCTTCCGCAAGGAGTGGAGCGGCTTGCTGGCGGAGCTCGTAGAGAAAG GACGgatcacagacacactggctGCGAAGCATGATAACCTAAACATCGTGGGGCTTGTCGGCTCCATAGACAATGACTTTTGTGGCACTGACATGACCATTGGAGCAGATTCTGCCCTGCATCGCATCATGGACATAATTGATGCCATCATGACCACTGCGCAGAG CCACCAACGCACCTTTGTTTTGGAAGTCATGGGGCGACACTGTGG GTATCTGGCTTTGGTTTCAGCACTTGCATCTGGGGCCGATTGGCTCTTTATTCCGGAGGATCCTCCTCATGACGGCTGGGAGGACCGTATGTGTGCTCGTCTGGAAGGG AGTCGCATAACAGGGTCAAGACTGAATATTATAATCGTCGCAGAAGgagccagagacagagatggcAAGCACATCTCTTCAACTTACATAAAAGAT ctggtGGTAAAGCGGCTTGGTTATGACACCAGAGTGACAGTTCTTGGTCATGTGCAGCGAGGAGGAACTCCCTCAGCTTTTGACAGAATACTG AGCACTAAGTTGGGTGTGGAGGCAGTGATTGCCCTCTTGGACGCCTCTCCTGACACTGCAGCCTGTGTGATTGGCCTGTCAGGTAACCATGCTGTTCGCCTTCCTCTAATGGAGTGTGTGGAGATG ACTAAGTTGGTGCAGCAGGCCATGAATGAGAAGAAGTTCGATGAGGCTGTCAAACTGCGCGGAGG gaGTTTTGAAAACAACTGGAACATCTACAAGCTCCTTTCCTTTCAGAAGCGTGCCCAGTCTGAG AGCAAATTCTCTTTGGCTATTCTGAATGTGGGAGCTCCGGCTCCAGGGATGAACGCAGCTGTGAGGTCAGCTGTGAGATTAGCTTTGGCTCATGGGCATAAAGTCTATGCTGTTCAGAATGGATATCAAGGTCTTGCCGACGGAGCA GTTTTTGAGATGGAATGGCACAAAGTAGCAGGATGGACAGGCCAGGGGGGGTCACTGCTGGGGACAAAACG GACTCTTCCAGACAAAAACATGGAGGGTATTGCACAAACCATTACGAAGTTCAACCTCTCAGCTCTGCTTGTAATTGGAGGGTTTGAG GCGTACCATGgtgtgctgcagctgtttgaagCCCGGGCTCAATATGATGAGTTCTGCATCCCCATGTGTGTAATCCCTGCCACCATCAGCAACAACGTTCCCGGAACTGACTTCAGCCTGGGAGCAGACACTGCTGTCAATGCTGCCATGGAG GGGTGTGACAAGATCAAGCAGTCTGCCACTGGGACCAAGAGAAGAGTGTTTGTGGTTGAGACAATGGGTGGATACTGTGGCTATTTGGCAACCTCCACTGGTATAGCTGTGGGTGCAGACGCAGCCTACATCTTTGAAGACCCCTTCAACATCCACGACTTAAAG ACAAATGTGGACCATTTAGcggagaagatgaagaaggaCATCCAGCGGGGCCTTGTGCTAAG GAATGAAAAATGCCACGAACACTACAGTACAGATTTCATCTATAGGCTGTATTCATCAGAAGGGAAGGGCATCTTCGACTGCAGAGTCAATGTCTTGGGACACCTTCAGCAG GGAGGGGCGCCTTCTCCCTTTGATAGAAATTTTGGCACAAAGTTGGGTGTGAGGGCAATCCAGTGGCTGACagagaaactgagagaaaaCTACAGACAAG GCCGAGTGTTTGCCAACGCTCCAAATACAGCATGTGTGCTCGGCCTCAAAAGGAAGGTCCTGTCATTCATCCCCACGACTGAACTGAAGGATGACACTGATTTTGA GCTCCGGATGCCCAAGGTCCAGTGGTGGTTTAATCTGCAGCAGATCCTAAAAATGTTGGCCAAATATCAAACCAGCTTCTGTGAATATGTCCCCGGAGAGATTGAACACGTGACCCGACGCTCCATCAGCATCGATTCTGGTTTCTAG
- the pfkla gene encoding ATP-dependent 6-phosphofructokinase, liver type isoform X3 codes for MSSMDLEKLRMAGAGRAIAVLTSGGDAQGMNAAVRAVTRMGIYVGAKVYLIHEGYQGLVDGGDNIKLAHWHSVTNIIQLGGTVIGSARCKAFTTREGRLAAAFNLVKKGITNLCVCGGDGSLTGANIFRKEWSGLLAELVEKGRITDTLAAKHDNLNIVGLVGSIDNDFCGTDMTIGADSALHRIMDIIDAIMTTAQSHQRTFVLEVMGRHCGYLALVSALASGADWLFIPEDPPHDGWEDRMCARLEGSRITGSRLNIIIVAEGARDRDGKHISSTYIKDLVVKRLGYDTRVTVLGHVQRGGTPSAFDRILSTKLGVEAVIALLDASPDTAACVIGLSGNHAVRLPLMECVEMTKLVQQAMNEKKFDEAVKLRGGSFENNWNIYKLLSFQKRAQSEVTNSKFSLAILNVGAPAPGMNAAVRSAVRLALAHGHKVYAVQNGYQGLADGAVFEMEWHKVAGWTGQGGSLLGTKRTLPDKNMEGIAQTITKFNLSALLVIGGFEAYHGVLQLFEARAQYDEFCIPMCVIPATISNNVPGTDFSLGADTAVNAAMEGCDKIKQSATGTKRRVFVVETMGGYCGYLATSTGIAVGADAAYIFEDPFNIHDLKTNVDHLAEKMKKDIQRGLVLRNEKCHEHYSTDFIYRLYSSEGKGIFDCRVNVLGHLQQGGAPSPFDRNFGTKLGVRAIQWLTEKLRENYRQGRVFANAPNTACVLGLKRKVLSFIPTTELKDDTDFELRMPKVQWWFNLQQILKMLAKYQTSFCEYVPGEIEHVTRRSISIDSGF; via the exons ATGTCTTCCATGGACCTGGAGAAGCTGAGGATGGCGGGAGCCGGACGGGCGATAGCAGTGCTGACCAGCGGTGGAGATGCCCAAG GAATGAATGCTGCTGTCCGTGCTGTGACCCGCATGGGCATTTATGTTGGAGCCAAGGTTTATCTCATTCATGAG GGATACCAGGGCCTAGTGGATGGGGGAGACAACATCAAACTGGCACACTGGCACAGTGTGACCAACATTATCCAACTG GGTGGGACAGTGATTGGCAGTGCCCGATGCAAGGCCTTCACAACTCGTGAGGGCAGACTTGCCGCCGCATTCAACCTGGTGAAAAAGGGCATCaccaacctgtgtgtgtgtgggggagatGGAAGCCTCACCGGAGCCAACATCTTCCGCAAGGAGTGGAGCGGCTTGCTGGCGGAGCTCGTAGAGAAAG GACGgatcacagacacactggctGCGAAGCATGATAACCTAAACATCGTGGGGCTTGTCGGCTCCATAGACAATGACTTTTGTGGCACTGACATGACCATTGGAGCAGATTCTGCCCTGCATCGCATCATGGACATAATTGATGCCATCATGACCACTGCGCAGAG CCACCAACGCACCTTTGTTTTGGAAGTCATGGGGCGACACTGTGG GTATCTGGCTTTGGTTTCAGCACTTGCATCTGGGGCCGATTGGCTCTTTATTCCGGAGGATCCTCCTCATGACGGCTGGGAGGACCGTATGTGTGCTCGTCTGGAAGGG AGTCGCATAACAGGGTCAAGACTGAATATTATAATCGTCGCAGAAGgagccagagacagagatggcAAGCACATCTCTTCAACTTACATAAAAGAT ctggtGGTAAAGCGGCTTGGTTATGACACCAGAGTGACAGTTCTTGGTCATGTGCAGCGAGGAGGAACTCCCTCAGCTTTTGACAGAATACTG AGCACTAAGTTGGGTGTGGAGGCAGTGATTGCCCTCTTGGACGCCTCTCCTGACACTGCAGCCTGTGTGATTGGCCTGTCAGGTAACCATGCTGTTCGCCTTCCTCTAATGGAGTGTGTGGAGATG ACTAAGTTGGTGCAGCAGGCCATGAATGAGAAGAAGTTCGATGAGGCTGTCAAACTGCGCGGAGG gaGTTTTGAAAACAACTGGAACATCTACAAGCTCCTTTCCTTTCAGAAGCGTGCCCAGTCTGAGGTAA CAAAC AGCAAATTCTCTTTGGCTATTCTGAATGTGGGAGCTCCGGCTCCAGGGATGAACGCAGCTGTGAGGTCAGCTGTGAGATTAGCTTTGGCTCATGGGCATAAAGTCTATGCTGTTCAGAATGGATATCAAGGTCTTGCCGACGGAGCA GTTTTTGAGATGGAATGGCACAAAGTAGCAGGATGGACAGGCCAGGGGGGGTCACTGCTGGGGACAAAACG GACTCTTCCAGACAAAAACATGGAGGGTATTGCACAAACCATTACGAAGTTCAACCTCTCAGCTCTGCTTGTAATTGGAGGGTTTGAG GCGTACCATGgtgtgctgcagctgtttgaagCCCGGGCTCAATATGATGAGTTCTGCATCCCCATGTGTGTAATCCCTGCCACCATCAGCAACAACGTTCCCGGAACTGACTTCAGCCTGGGAGCAGACACTGCTGTCAATGCTGCCATGGAG GGGTGTGACAAGATCAAGCAGTCTGCCACTGGGACCAAGAGAAGAGTGTTTGTGGTTGAGACAATGGGTGGATACTGTGGCTATTTGGCAACCTCCACTGGTATAGCTGTGGGTGCAGACGCAGCCTACATCTTTGAAGACCCCTTCAACATCCACGACTTAAAG ACAAATGTGGACCATTTAGcggagaagatgaagaaggaCATCCAGCGGGGCCTTGTGCTAAG GAATGAAAAATGCCACGAACACTACAGTACAGATTTCATCTATAGGCTGTATTCATCAGAAGGGAAGGGCATCTTCGACTGCAGAGTCAATGTCTTGGGACACCTTCAGCAG GGAGGGGCGCCTTCTCCCTTTGATAGAAATTTTGGCACAAAGTTGGGTGTGAGGGCAATCCAGTGGCTGACagagaaactgagagaaaaCTACAGACAAG GCCGAGTGTTTGCCAACGCTCCAAATACAGCATGTGTGCTCGGCCTCAAAAGGAAGGTCCTGTCATTCATCCCCACGACTGAACTGAAGGATGACACTGATTTTGA GCTCCGGATGCCCAAGGTCCAGTGGTGGTTTAATCTGCAGCAGATCCTAAAAATGTTGGCCAAATATCAAACCAGCTTCTGTGAATATGTCCCCGGAGAGATTGAACACGTGACCCGACGCTCCATCAGCATCGATTCTGGTTTCTAG